Genomic window (Pseudothauera hydrothermalis):
ATCGACCATGCGGTCTGATAACTCCAGCGTGCAACTGACCTCCGGATTGTCTTGAAGAAAGCGCATCACCACCGGCGCCACATGACGCCGGCCAAAACCGGCCGGCGCAGTCAGGCGCAGATGCCCGCTGGGTTTGATGCCGCCGAGACTCACCGACGCCTCGGCATTGGCCAGATCGTTGAGAATGCGCTGGCAGTCCTCGAGAAACGCGCTGCCTTCGAAAGTGAGCGTGATCCGCCGGGTGGTGCGCAGCAACAACTTCACCCCCAGACGCGCTTCCAGGGCATCGAGCCGGCGGCCGATCACCGCGGGCGTCACCCCGGCTTCGCGCGCCGCGGCCGATAGCGAACCCCGGGTGGCTACGCTGACAAAGCTTTCGATTTGCTTGAGCTGATCCATTTTTTACCACAAGTAAAAGATCAATTGATTGCGCGTTATCTTCTATTTTCATTTTTCGCGCAATAGACTCAGCACCATCTGATGCCGGGTGGAGGAGACCTTGCCCACGGCATGCACGCCATTCAGACGGGAAAAACCCCGCAGGCGGCAGCCAGCCGGCCCCGGCGCTTCCGCGTCAACACCCAAGACGCACATCGACTGCTTGCTTACCGGAGTTTTTATGAGCCTCGACCTGCCCCCGGGCGTGCAGATCAACGCCCCGTTGCATCCGCGCTTCGACCAGATTCTGACCCGCGATGCGTTGGAATTCGTCGCCAAGCTGCACCGCGCCTTCGAGCCCCGCCGCCAGGCCCTGCTGGCCGCCCGTATCGAGCGCCAAGCGCGCATCGACGCCGGCGAACTGCCCGACTTCTTACCTGAGACCCAGGCGGTGCGCGAAGGCGATTGGAAAATTGCCCCGCTGCCCCCCGCGCTGGCATGCCGCCGCGTGGAAATCACCGGCCCGGTCGAGCGCAAGATGATCATCAACGCCCTCAATTCGGGCGCCGATTCCTACATGACCGACTTTGAGGATTCCAACAGCCCGAACTGGTACAACCAGATCCAGGGGCAAGTGAACCTCTATGACGCAGTCCGCCGGCAGATCGACTTCGTCGCCGAAAACGGCAAGGAATACAAACTCGCCGACAAGATCGCCACTCTGCAGGTGCGCCCGCGCGGCTGGCATCTGGATGAAAAGCATGTGCTGGTCGATGGCCAGCGTGTCTCGGGCGGCATCTTCGACTTCGCGCTGTTCTTTTTCCATAACGCCAAAGAGCAGGTGGCGCGCGGCGCCGGCCCCTTCTTCTACCTGCCGAAGATGGAAAGCCACCTCGAAGCCCGCCTGTGGAACGACATCTTCGTGATGGCCCAGGATCACATTGGCCTGCCGCGCGGCACCATCAAGGCCACCGTGCTGATCGAGACCATTCTCGCCACCTTCGAGATGGAAGAGATCCTGTTTGAGCTGCGCGAACATTCGGCGGGGCTCAATGCCGGGCGCTGGGACTACATCTTCTCCTGCATCAAGAAGTTCAAGAAGAACAAGGACTTCTGCTTGGCCAACCGGGGCGCCATCACCATGGAAGTGCCCTTCATGCGCGCCTACGCGCTCGCCCTGGTGCAGGCCTGTCACAAGCGCGGCGCACCGGCAATTGGCGGCATGAGCGCGCTGATCCCGATCAAGAATGACCCCGAGGCCAACGAGAAGGCGCTCGCCGGCATCCGTCACGACAAGCGGCGCGACGCCAACGACGGTTTCGATGGCGGCTGGGTGGCGCACCCCGGCCTGGTGTCCATCGCCATGGAAGAATTCGTCAAGGTGCTGGGCGACCGTCCCAACCAGTGGGACAAGCAGGTCGAAGGCCAGTTTGGCCCCAAGGACTGGCTCAACTTCCAGCCCGAGCAGCCGATCACCGAAGCGGGCTTGCGCAACAACATCAATGTCGGCATCCACTACCTGGGCGCCTGGCTGGCCGGCAACGGCTGCGTGCCGATCCACAACCTGATGGAAGACGCGGCCACCGCCGAGATCTCCCGCTCGCAGGTCTGGCAGTGGGTGGTGTCACCCAAGGGCGTGCTCGATGACGGCCGTAAAGTCACCGCCGAGATGGTGCGCGCGCTGATTCCCGAGGAACTGGCCAAGGTCAAGGCCACGGTCAGCGCCCAGGGCGAGGACACCGCCACCTACGACCAAGCCGCCAAGATTTTCGAGGACATGTCGCTGTCGGCGACCTTCCCGGAATTTCTCACCCTGCCGCTTTATGAGGCGATGGACTGAGCCGCTCGCCAAGTAAGCCCAAGCACGGCGCCTTTGGGCGCCGTTATTTTTTCTTGCTGCGCCGTCGAGGCGCCCGCCAATTCCGACCATGGATTTATTCACCGACATCGTCTTGCGCGCCGGCCGCTCGGCGGTGGAACTGGCGCTTTTCGTGCTGCTGCCCATCATGGTGGTCATGTTGTCGCTGATGCGCCTGCTCGAAGCGCGCGGGGCGCTCGACTGGGTGGTGCAGCGCGCCACGCCGCTGCTGCGCCCGGCAGGACTCACCGGCTTAGGCGCGTTTGCCGCGCTGCAAGTCAACTTTGTCAGCTTTGCCGCCCCGGTGGCCACGCTCACCATGATGGAAGGTCGCGGCGCGTCCGATCGTCACCTTGCGGCCACGCTGGCCATGGTGATGGCCATGGCGCAGGCCAACGTCACCTTTCCGATGGCGGCCATGGGCTTGAATTTTGCCTTCACCCTGATGCTCTCACTGGCCGGCGGCCTGCTCGCCGCGGCAGCCACTTGGCATGTTTTCGGGCGCGGACTGTCGGCGGTCGAAGGGCCGGTGGATGAGACCCTGCACCACCGCACTGCCGAGGATGCCAAGGGCGTGCTCGACGTGATCAACCGCGCCGGCGCGGAAGCCTTCAAGATTGCGGTGGGTGCCATCCCGATGCTGGTGCTGGCCCTGGTGGCGGTGATGACCTTGCGCGCCACCGGGGCAATCGACGCCCTAACCGCGCTGCTCGCACCACTGCTTGCGCTGCTAGCGATCGACCCGGCGCTGATCCTGCCGACACTGACCAAGTACATTGCCGGTGGCACCGCCATGATGGGGGTCATGGACGAAATGCTGCGCGAAGGCAGTGCCAACGCCGCAATGCTCAACCGCAGCGCCGGTTTCCTGATCCACCCGCTGGATGTGGCCGGGGTGGCGGTGCTGATCTCCGCCGGACCGCGGGTGGCGGCGGTGTTGCGCCCCGCGCTGGCCGGCGCCGCGGTGGGCATCGCGCTGCGTACGCTCGGCCACGCACTGATCTGAGGGGAGGCGGCCATCGCTGCGGCGCTCGATCCGCACCTATAATCCAGACTTCCTTCTTCCACCGGTACCAACTCCGTGAGCACGCCCCTATTCGAATCTTCCATCAAGAGCTTGCCGCTGCTGGGCCGCGGCAAGGTGCGCGACATCTATGCGGTCGATGCCGATCACCTGCTGATCGTCACCAGCGACCGACTGTCCGCCTTCGACGTGGTCCTGCCAGACCCGATTCCGGACAAGGGCCGGGTGCTTTGCGCGCTGGCCAACTTCTGGTTCCAGCGCCTCGGCCACATCATTCCCAATCAGCTCACCGGCATCGACCCGGAGGCCGTGGTGGCCGCCGACGAACGCGACCAAGTACGCGGCCGCGCACTGGTGGTCAAGCGCCTGAAGCCGCTGCCCATCGAAGCCGTGGTCCGCGGCTACTTGATCGGCTCGGGCTGGAAGGACTACCAGGCCAGCGGCGCGATCTGCGGCATCGCCCTACCGGCGGGCCTCAAACAGGCAGCCAAGCTGCCGGCGCCGATCTTCACGCCGGCCACCAAGGCAGACGTGGGCGAGCACGATGAAAACATCAGCTTTGTCACCGCCCAGGCCCACTGCGATGCGGCGCTGGCCGATCTCATCGCCGGCACCGGCAAAACCGGCGCCGAGCTGGCCGAACAGGCGCGCGCCGCGGCCATTGCGCTGTACACGGAGGCGGCGGACTACGCCGCCGGGCGCGGCATCATCATCGCCGACACCAAGTTCGAGTTCGGCGTCGATAAGACCGGCACCCTGCATCTGATCGACGAGGCACTCACCCCCGACTCTTCGCGCTTCTGGCCGGCCGACAGCTACCGTGAAGGCATCAGTCCGCCGTCTTTCGACAAGCAATACGTGCGCGACTACCTGGAAACGCTGGACTGGAACAAAAAAGCGCCCGGCCCGCGCCTGCCGGCCGAAGTCATCGCGCACACCGCGGCAAAGTACCGCGAAGCCTTTGAGCGCCTCACCGGCCAGCGGCTGGACTGAGTAAATCGCCTCCGTCCTGGGGGCGACGCAAGCGGGTGTTGCGCCGTCGCCGGCAGCCGCGGGCTTGGGCGAACCGGTCATTGCGCCGCGTTCGGCGCCGAACTCCTTGGCACAGCGTCAATCCAACACAGCACGGGCCGGATGCCTCCCAATGCACCGGCACCGCGCCTATCCCCTAAGAGAGAACGAAGGAGGCTGCCATGGACCACTCCTATCATTCGCTGGACCATCATTTCCAGTTGCCGCATGTCCGTCGTGTAGCGACCGCTGCTCCGCTGCACTGGCTGCGCCTGGGCTGGGAAGACCTGCGCGCCAACCCGCTCGCCAGCCTGACCCACGGCGCAATATTGTCGATCGTCGGCTATCTGATCCTCGCTTACGCGGCAAACAAGCCGTATCTCTTTACCGCGGCAATCTCCGGTTTTTTACTGATCGGACCGCTGGCCGCAGCCGGTCTGTATGAAATCTCGCGCCGGCGGGAGCTGGGCGAGCGCATCGGCTGGGTGGAATCGATCCGCGCCCTGGGCCGGCACCGGGCAAACCTGTTCTACTGCGGCATCATGCTCGCTTTCATGCTGATCGCCTGGGAGCGGATTTCGGCCATCCTGTTCGCCTTGCTCTACTCCGGCAACCTGCCGGAGGTCTCCAACCTGCTGCGCGACGTGTTTCTGAATAGCGAACAATTGCGCTTTACCCTCGCCTGGCTTGGCGTTGGCGCAGCCTTGGCCGCTTTGGTGTTTGCCTTGATGGTGGTCGCCATCCCGATGCTGATGGCGCGCGACACCGACATCGCCACCGCCATGATGAGCAGCCTGCGCGCGGTCAGTGTCAATCCAGGCGCGATGGCGCTGTGGGCGGCACTCATCGTCATCGCCATGGCTGTTGGCTTTGCCACCCTGATGGTCGGCATGGTGGTGCTGTTGCCACTGCTCGGCCACGCCACCTGGCATGCCTATCGCGAACTGATCGAGTAAGCGCCCTGGGCGCCGTGACAAGGGGGCGCCTGCGGGCGCCCCTGCTGCTTTTTCGGCACAATAGCGCCTCTTGCCCCGAACGGAATATTCCTCATGAGCAATCCGCTGCTGCACCTGCAAGCCTTACCCGATTTCGACGCCATTCGCCCGGCGCACGTCGCCCCGGCAATCCGCGCACTGATCGAGGAAAACCGCGCGCTGATCGCCCGGCTTACCGCCGAACCGGGCACGCCCGATTGGGACGGTTTCGTGGCGCCGCTCACCGAGGCGGGCGAGCGGCTTGGCCGCGCTTGGGGTGTGGTCGGCCATCTGCACAGCGTCAAAGACATCCCGGAATGGCGCGAAGCCTACAACCAGATGCTGCCGGAAGTATCCCGCTTCTACGCCGAAGTCGGGCAGAACCTGGCGCTCTACAACAAGTACAAGGCGCTGGCCGATGGCCCCGCCTTCGCGGCACTGTCGCCGGTACGCCGACGCATCGTGGAGCACGAGCTGCGCGACTTCCGGCTGTCCGGTGCGGAACTGCCGGACGAACTCAAGCCGCGCTTCCAGGCCATCCAGGAAGAACTCTCGCAGCTGGCAGCAAAGTTTTCCGAAAACCTGCTCGACGCCACCAACGCGCACGCCGAATATGTGCGCGAGGAAGCCGGCGTGGCCGGCATCCCGGCCGACGCGCTGGAGGCCGCACGCGCCGCCGCCGAACGCGACGGTCAGGCCGGCTGGAAATTCACCTTGCAGATGCCCTCTTACCTGCCGGTGCTCCAATATGCCGACGACCGCGGCCTGCGCGAACGCATGTACCGCGCTTACGCCACCCGCGCCTCGGAGGCCGGCAAGCCGGAATGGGACAACGGCCCGCTGATCGGGCGTATTCTGGCGCTGCGCGACGAACAAGCCCGCATGCTGGGCTACCGCAACTTTGCCGAACTCTCCTTGGTGCCCAAAATGGCCGACAGTCCGGCTGAAGTGCTCGCCTTTTTGCGTGAGCTGGCAGCCAAGGCCAAACCCTTCGCCGAACGCGACCTGGCCGAACTGCGCACCTTCGCGCGCGAGGAACTGGGCCTGCCCGAACTCGAGCCCTGGGACATCGCCTGGGCCTCGGAAAAACTGCGGGTCAAGCGCTACGATTACTCCGACCAGGAAGTCAAACAGTATTTTCCCGAGCCCAAAGTACTCGACGGCCTGTTTGGCGTCATCCGCGCACTGTATGGTGTCGACATCCTGCCGGACGAGGCGCCGCGCTGGGACCCGGACACCCGGTTTTTCCGCATCGAGCGCAACGGCCACACCCTCGGCCACTTCTACCTCGACCTGCACGCCCGTGAAACCAAGCGCAGCGGAGCCTGGATGGACTCGGCGCGCAGCCGCTACCGGGGCAGCGCGGGGCTTTCCACCCCGGTGGCCTACCTGGTGTGCAACTTCCCCGGCCCGGTCGGCGGCAAACCGGCCACCTTCACCCATGACGACGTGCTCACGCTGTTCCACGAAGCCGGCCACGGGCTGCACCACCTGCTCACCCAGGTGGATGAGCTGGCGGTATCTGGCATTCACGGCGTGGAATGGGACGCGGTGGAACTGCCCAGCCAGTTCATGGAGAACTTCTGCTGGGAGTGGGACGTGCTCAGCGCGATGAGCGCCCATGTTGATACCGGTGAGCCGCTGCCGCGCGCCCTGTACGACAAAATGATTGCCGCCAAGAATTTTCAAAGCGGCATGCAAACCGTGCGCCAACTGGAATTTGCCATGTTCGATCTGCGTCTTCACAGCGAACTGGATGCCCGCAGCGGGCCGGTGCCGATCGATGCGGTGCTGCGCCTGCTCGACGAAGTCCGGCGCGAGGTGGCAGTGATCTTCCCGCCTGTTTGGCACCGCTTCCCGCACAGCTTTTCGCACATCTTCGCCGGCGGCTATGCCGCGGGTTACTACAGTTACAAGTGGGCCGAGGTGCTCTCCGCGGACGCCTTCGAAGCCTTCGAGGAGGCCGCGGCCCAGCGCGGCAGTGTGCTCGACCGCAGCACCGGCGAACGCTTCCTGAACGAAATTCTTGCCGTGGGCGGTAGCCGTCCGGCGCTGGAATCCTTTAAAGCCTTCCGCGGTCGCAAACCGCGGGTCGACGCCTTGCTGCGCCATAGCGGCATGGTGGCCGCCTGATCGCAGCGACGCACTAGCCTTGGAGTGACCGGTTAGACTCAACCGCCTTCCCCGTAAAAAATCGCCTGTGAAAATCGCCACCTGGAACGTCAATTCGCTCAAGATCCGCCTGCCCCAGGTGCTCGACTGGCTTGTCGAGCACCGACCGGACGCGCTTTGTTTGCAGGAACTCAAACTGGAAGACAAGGCTTTCCCGCATGAGGCGCTGGCTGCCGTGGGCTATCGGGCAGTGACCAACGGGCAAAAGACCTACAACGGCGTTGCCATCCTCACGCCGACACCGGCCGCCGAGGTCAGCCGTGACATACCCGGCTTTGCCGACCCACAAAAGCGCATCATTGCCGCCACGATCGACGGCGTACGCCTGATCTGCGGCTATTTTCCCAACGGTCAGGCGGTCGGCTCGGAAAAGTTCGACTACAAGCTGCGCTGGCTGGCCGCGCTCACCGACTGGGTGCGCGAGGAGATGGTCCGCCACCCAAAGCTGATACTAGCAGGCGACTTCAACATTGCCCCGGAAGCGCGCGACGCTCACCCGGACTGGAAAGACGAAATCCATGTTTCCGAACCCGAGCGTGCCGCCTTTCGCGCGCTGCTCGCACTCGGGTTGGTGGATGCCTTTCGCTTGTTCGACCAACCCGAGCGCAGTTATTCATGGTGGGACTACCGCATGCTCGCCTTTCGGCGCAACTTCGGTCTGCGCATCGACCATATCCTGGTTTCCGAGCCACTACGCGCAGCCTGCCGCGGCTGCACGGTGGATAAGGCACCACGGCGGCTGGAGCGCCCGTCCGACCATGCGCCGGTGGTGCTGGAGTTGGAAGTGTGAGCCGCCATGGATACATTGGCACGCCTTACCACGCTCTATCCGGTGCTCGACGGCTTGCCGGCGGCCGCGCGTGCGCGCCTGGAAGCCGCCGCACGCTGGATGCGTCTGCCTGCGGGCCAAGTGCTGTTCGATGACCATCAGGCTTGCGAGGGCTTTCCCTTTGTGGTCGAAGGCTCGGTGCGAGTTTCCAAATGCGCACCCAGCGGGCGCGAACTGCCGCTCTATCGTGTCGCCCCGGGTGAGACCTGCATCATTTCCTCATCTTGCCTGCTTGGCCAGGAAAACTATAACGCCCGCGGAGTCACCGAGTCCGACACCCTGCTGATGGTACTGCCCAAGGCGGTGTTCGACGAACTTCTGGGCGAACCCGCCTTTCGCAGCTTCGTTTTTCACCTTTTCGCCGAGCGCATCGCCGACCTGATGCAGTTGATCGAAGAAGTGGCCTTTCGCAAGCTGGACCAGCGTCTGGCCGCCCTGCTGCTGGGCAAAGGCCGGGTGCTCAATGTCACCCACCAGCAGCTGGCCGACGAGCTGGGCAGCGTGCGCGAAATCGTCAGCCGCCTGCTCAAGGGTTTTGCCGCCGACGGCTTGGTGCGCTTAGCGCGCGAGCAGGTGGAAATTCTCGACCCGGCCGGGCTGCGCCGGCTGGCCGCCGACGGTCGCAGCGGCATGCACTGAACACGCCACGCCAGCCGCTCTGTGACCGGGGTTACAGACCCATGTCTGCGCACGATGGTCCAATACGCCTTACTGGAACCCATAAGGAGAGCATCATGAAAGCGAACGTAGGCGGAATCGACAAGATCCTGCGCATCGTGGTCGGCATTGCGCTGATCATTTGGGCGCTGATGGGCGGTCCGGTGTGGGCCTGGATCGGCGTGGTGCCGCTGGCCACCGGCCTTTTGGGCTGGTGCCCGGCCTACACCCTGCTCGGCATGAACACCTGCCCGGTAAAGAAGGAATAAGCCGCCTCATCCATGCCTTTCGGGCCGGATGATTCCGGCCCGTCTCATCTGTCGGCTAGATAATTGGCTATGGCCACATAGTCGGCCACCGCCAAACGCTCAGCCCGCAACCCCGGGTCGATTCCCAACGCCGCAAAATCCGCTTCGCCCAAATAGTTGCGCAGCGTGTTGCGCATGGTTTTACGGCGCTGGCCAAACGCCGCCGCGACCACCTCGCCCAGCAATGCCTGGTCGCGCGCGGTCAGTTGCTCGGCGGGCAACGGGATCATGCGCACGATGCTGGACATGACCTTGGGTACCGGACGGAAGGCGCCGGGCGGCACATCGAACAACCGCTCCATGTGGAAGCGGTATTGCAACATCACCGACAAGCGTCCGTACGCTTCGCTGCCCGCTTCGGCCACCATGCGCATCACCACCTCTTTTTGCAGCATGAAGGTCATGTCGCGCACCTTGTCGGCACATTGCGCAAGGTGAAAAAGAATCGGCGTGGAGATGTTGTAGGGCAGATTGCCGACGATGCGCAACGCGCGGCCGTCGGTGGCCAGCGCACCAAAATCGAACTTGAGTGCATCGCCTTGGTGCACGCTGAGCCTTTCGGGCATCCAGCGCTGGTGCAGGCGGGCGATCAGGTCGCGGTCGATCTCGACCACGTGCAGGTGCTCGAGGCGCTCGAGCAGCGGCTCGGTCAGCGCGCCCAGGCCGGGACCGATCTCCACCATCAGGTCGTCGGGCAGCGGACGGATGGCGTCGACGATCTTGCGGATGATGTTCGGGTCGGACAGGAAGTTCTGCCCGAAGCGCTTGCGTGCGCGGTGTTCCATCTACGGCCCGTGGGAAAGAGGTGGGTTCAGGGATGGGCGCTGCATGCACGCGCCATCTGTGCGGCCAGCTCCACCGCGGCAAACAGGCTGCCCGGATCGGCTCGCCCGCTACCGGCCAAATCCAGCGCAGTGCCATGGTCGACCGAAGTGCGCACGATGGGCAGCCCGAGGGTTACATTCACGCCGCCGCCGAAGCTTGCGTACTTGAGCACCGGCAGCCCTTGGTCGTGGTACATGGCCAGCACCGCGTCGCCCTGCTGCAAGGTATGGGGCACAAACATGGTGTCGGCAGGCAAGGGCCCCAGAAGTTGCATGCCTTCGGCACGCAGGCGTTCGAGCACCGGAACGATCACGTCGATCTCCTCACGCCCCATGTGGCCGCCTTCGCCGGCATGCGGATTGAGTCCGGCCACCAGGATGCGTGGCGCGGCCAGGCCAAAGCGCGCCGCCAGGTCGCGGTGCAGGATGCGTAAGGTGTCTTCCAGCACCGCCGGGGTAATCGCCGCGGACACCGCAGACAGCGGTAGATGGGTGGTCGCCAGCGCCACCCGCAGCCCCCCGCCGATCAGCATCATCACCACTCGCGCGGTGCCGGTCTGCTCCGCCAGATATTCGGTGTGTCCGGAAAATGGCACCCCAGCCTCATTGATCACGCCTTTATGCACCGGAGCTGTGACCATGCCGGCAAACTCGCCGCTGCGGCAGCCTGCGATGGCGCGGTCGAGCAGGCTCAACACATAGGCCGCATTGGCCGGGTCGAGCCGGCCTGGCTGCGCGGCAACGACCAGGGGACAATGCAGTACATCGAGCACACCGGACTGCGCCGGCTCATCCGGCGCAAATTCGCGCACCCGCAGCTTTTGCCCGCTCGCCGCCGCGCGCGCGGCGATCAAGTCGGCATCGCCGAGCACCACTGGACGCATCGGCCAGTCGCGCGCGGCCAAACGAACACACAGCTCCGGTCCGACCCCGGCCGGCTCGCCGCTGGTGACCGCCAGCAGCGGTTTATGATCGATCGAGGCGGTATTCCACATAAGTGCTGTCGCGCAACTGGCGAATCCAGTCTTCAAACGCGTCCTCGGCTTTGCGCTGACGCAGCGCGGCGCGTGCCATGGCGCGCTTACGCTCGTCGGACACATCCTGCTGGCGGCGCTCGTGCACCTTGATCAGATGCCAGCCAAAGGGGGAGCGAATCGGTTCGCTGATTTCGCCCGGCGCCAAGGCGTTCATGGCACGCTCGAACTCGGGGACGGTATCGCCCGGGTAGATCCAGCCCAACTCACCGCCTTTGGCGGCCGAAGGATCGGCCGAATGCGCCTTGGCCAGTTCAGCGAAGTCGGCGTTGCCCAAAACGATGCGCTCGCGCAGACCTTTGAGACGGCTTTCGGCTTCGGCGTCGGAGAGCACTTCGGAGGTGCGAATCAGAATATGACTGACCCGGGTCTGCTGCACGCTATCGGCGCCGAGTTCCCCGCCGCGCACCTCGAGCAGCTTGACCAGATGCACACCGGCGGCACTGCGCAAAATCGGCGAAACCTCGCCTGGACGGAGGGTTTCGAGCGCCTCGGCGAAAATGGCCGGCAGGCGATCCCGGCTGCGCCACCCAAGTTCGCCGCCGTTCATTGCATCCGGGGCATCGGAGACGCTAGCCGCGACCGCTGCGAAGTCTTCACCCTCTTCCAGCCGGCGCTGGATTTGCCTGGCGCGGGCAAGCAGGGCATCGAGTTGCGCGGGCGAGGCGCCTTCAGGCGCGCGCAACAGGATGTGCGCCAGACGATATTCACGGCCGGAGAAAGCGTCCGGATTGGTGGCGATGAAATTATCCACCTCGGCTTCGGTGACCACGATGCGGCTGTCGACTTCCCGCTCACGCAAGCGCTGCAACAGCAACTCTGTACGGATTTCGTCACGGAACCGGCGCCAGGGGATGCCGTCTTTGTCCAAGGCGTTGCGCAGCGCCTCCAGCGTCATGCGGTTGTTGTCGGCCACCCGGCCGATGGCGCGCTCGAGCATGCCTTCATCCACTTGCAGGCCCAGTTCGCGCGCACGTTGCAGTTGCGCGCGTTCCAGAATCAGGCGCTCCAGCATCTGGCGTTCGAGCGCCTCGCGCGGCGGCAATTCTGTACCTTGCTGCGCCAGGCGCCGTATGGCGCGCTCCAGGCTTGCGCGCAGTTGTGTGGCGGTGATCGGTTCGTTGTTGACCACCGCGACGATGCGATCCACCTCCACCGCCCGCGGCACAGCATCGAGCGCTGCGGCCGCACCGGCAGTGCAAGCCAGAAGCGCCAGGGCAAGTCGGGAAATCAGTCGGTTCATGAAGTCTCGTCCTGGTTGTCAATCGGTGCCAAAAATACGTCCGGAGCCGGGCTCGTTGATCTTGCCGTAACCGGACACGCTGCGTTTGAGCAAGCCCACCGGGTTCGAGCCTATGCTCGCCAATCCGTTGAGCTCCAGTTGCACAAACAGCGCCTGAGTGGTGTCGTTTTCGTTGGTGGCAAAGCGATGCGCCACGGTGCGGAACACCCAGCATCCGCCATCGTATTCCAAACCGGCAATCGCCTCGGTGATCCGTCCTTCCTGTATCGAGCGGGTCAGTCGACCAACGCCGTACCAGCGCCCGCCCAGCGGCCACTGCGCCGACAGGTCGAGATCGCGCAGCACGTCGCGGGTCCACCGGTAGCTCATGTTGACCGCCTTGGCGAAGGCTGGACGCCAACTGCCGCCGACAGTGAAACGCTCGGTGAGACGGTCGCGCGGATCGTACTGCCATGCGGAATTGAGCGACAGGGTTGGGGTGATGCGTCCGCCCAGCGCAGCCAGCACATCGGTACGACGGTCGACCCGCAGTGCTTCGCCAGGTAATGCCACCTCCTGGTCGGAAAAATAATGACGCTGACCGATCGCCCCATAGAGCCGCTCAGCCCCATTGACCGGATCGATCAGCCGCGAGATCAAGGCCAGCGTCACCTGGTCGGCATCGGCGATACGGTCATGGCCGCTGTAAGGAAACTCGGAAAACATCTGCGCAAAACTGAAGTCATAGCGCGTGGTGTCGAACAGCGGAATATCGTCCTGTTCGCGCGCTGGCGCGCGCACATAAAAGATGCGCGGCTCCAGGGTCTGCTCATAGTCATTGCCAAATAGCCGGGTTTCGCGCTCGAAAGTGAGCCCGGCGTCGACCGAGAAGATAGGCACCGTGCGGGTAATCCGGGTTCGCCCGCCATCGACCAGATAGGGCGCGTCCAGGTCATAGCGGGTGTAGTGCACCCCGAGCTTGGGCGTGATGAAATAGCCGGCGCGTTCGATCGGCCATGACAGACGCGGGTACAGAACCAGCCGGCTGCCTGGAGCATAGACCCTCACCCCGTCGACGATGCGGTCTTTGTCCGCATGATCGAACTCGGTATATTGGGCGGTCATCGCCAGGGTGGTGCCACCGGCGAGATCGGCACGGTTGGCGGCCAAGGTGAGCTGCGGCAGTTTGCGATAGGGTTCGTCGCCGTACAGGGTTTGGTAACGCTGCCACACTGCCGAGGCCGACCACCAGTCCGCACCGTAGTAATCCAGCCGCCCTTGGCGCAACAGATTGACCTTGGAGG
Coding sequences:
- the aceB gene encoding malate synthase A, which produces MSLDLPPGVQINAPLHPRFDQILTRDALEFVAKLHRAFEPRRQALLAARIERQARIDAGELPDFLPETQAVREGDWKIAPLPPALACRRVEITGPVERKMIINALNSGADSYMTDFEDSNSPNWYNQIQGQVNLYDAVRRQIDFVAENGKEYKLADKIATLQVRPRGWHLDEKHVLVDGQRVSGGIFDFALFFFHNAKEQVARGAGPFFYLPKMESHLEARLWNDIFVMAQDHIGLPRGTIKATVLIETILATFEMEEILFELREHSAGLNAGRWDYIFSCIKKFKKNKDFCLANRGAITMEVPFMRAYALALVQACHKRGAPAIGGMSALIPIKNDPEANEKALAGIRHDKRRDANDGFDGGWVAHPGLVSIAMEEFVKVLGDRPNQWDKQVEGQFGPKDWLNFQPEQPITEAGLRNNINVGIHYLGAWLAGNGCVPIHNLMEDAATAEISRSQVWQWVVSPKGVLDDGRKVTAEMVRALIPEELAKVKATVSAQGEDTATYDQAAKIFEDMSLSATFPEFLTLPLYEAMD
- a CDS encoding nucleoside recognition family protein, with the translated sequence MDLFTDIVLRAGRSAVELALFVLLPIMVVMLSLMRLLEARGALDWVVQRATPLLRPAGLTGLGAFAALQVNFVSFAAPVATLTMMEGRGASDRHLAATLAMVMAMAQANVTFPMAAMGLNFAFTLMLSLAGGLLAAAATWHVFGRGLSAVEGPVDETLHHRTAEDAKGVLDVINRAGAEAFKIAVGAIPMLVLALVAVMTLRATGAIDALTALLAPLLALLAIDPALILPTLTKYIAGGTAMMGVMDEMLREGSANAAMLNRSAGFLIHPLDVAGVAVLISAGPRVAAVLRPALAGAAVGIALRTLGHALI
- a CDS encoding phosphoribosylaminoimidazolesuccinocarboxamide synthase, which translates into the protein MSTPLFESSIKSLPLLGRGKVRDIYAVDADHLLIVTSDRLSAFDVVLPDPIPDKGRVLCALANFWFQRLGHIIPNQLTGIDPEAVVAADERDQVRGRALVVKRLKPLPIEAVVRGYLIGSGWKDYQASGAICGIALPAGLKQAAKLPAPIFTPATKADVGEHDENISFVTAQAHCDAALADLIAGTGKTGAELAEQARAAAIALYTEAADYAAGRGIIIADTKFEFGVDKTGTLHLIDEALTPDSSRFWPADSYREGISPPSFDKQYVRDYLETLDWNKKAPGPRLPAEVIAHTAAKYREAFERLTGQRLD
- a CDS encoding DUF2189 domain-containing protein yields the protein MDHSYHSLDHHFQLPHVRRVATAAPLHWLRLGWEDLRANPLASLTHGAILSIVGYLILAYAANKPYLFTAAISGFLLIGPLAAAGLYEISRRRELGERIGWVESIRALGRHRANLFYCGIMLAFMLIAWERISAILFALLYSGNLPEVSNLLRDVFLNSEQLRFTLAWLGVGAALAALVFALMVVAIPMLMARDTDIATAMMSSLRAVSVNPGAMALWAALIVIAMAVGFATLMVGMVVLLPLLGHATWHAYRELIE
- a CDS encoding M3 family metallopeptidase; amino-acid sequence: MSNPLLHLQALPDFDAIRPAHVAPAIRALIEENRALIARLTAEPGTPDWDGFVAPLTEAGERLGRAWGVVGHLHSVKDIPEWREAYNQMLPEVSRFYAEVGQNLALYNKYKALADGPAFAALSPVRRRIVEHELRDFRLSGAELPDELKPRFQAIQEELSQLAAKFSENLLDATNAHAEYVREEAGVAGIPADALEAARAAAERDGQAGWKFTLQMPSYLPVLQYADDRGLRERMYRAYATRASEAGKPEWDNGPLIGRILALRDEQARMLGYRNFAELSLVPKMADSPAEVLAFLRELAAKAKPFAERDLAELRTFAREELGLPELEPWDIAWASEKLRVKRYDYSDQEVKQYFPEPKVLDGLFGVIRALYGVDILPDEAPRWDPDTRFFRIERNGHTLGHFYLDLHARETKRSGAWMDSARSRYRGSAGLSTPVAYLVCNFPGPVGGKPATFTHDDVLTLFHEAGHGLHHLLTQVDELAVSGIHGVEWDAVELPSQFMENFCWEWDVLSAMSAHVDTGEPLPRALYDKMIAAKNFQSGMQTVRQLEFAMFDLRLHSELDARSGPVPIDAVLRLLDEVRREVAVIFPPVWHRFPHSFSHIFAGGYAAGYYSYKWAEVLSADAFEAFEEAAAQRGSVLDRSTGERFLNEILAVGGSRPALESFKAFRGRKPRVDALLRHSGMVAA